A stretch of the Balneola vulgaris DSM 17893 genome encodes the following:
- a CDS encoding RNA polymerase sigma factor: MNILILYLLLLLATIKFKELDDDALAHKIKESDHKAFKEFFDRYHAYLLNFLLKRGTPEETAQDLVQQAFVLIWEKRAEIDPDKSIRSYLFRIAYTRMLNVFRDENKFDKSTPIEASVEPEEVEIAGEQKSVTIKNAIESAIQQMPTKRQEVFRLCYIQEFTYKEAAQVLDISVKTVENHIGLALKDLRAQLKDLKERI; encoded by the coding sequence ATGAACATACTCATACTATATCTTCTACTATTACTGGCTACCATCAAGTTCAAGGAATTGGACGATGATGCACTCGCTCATAAAATCAAAGAAAGTGATCATAAGGCTTTCAAAGAATTCTTTGATCGATATCATGCATATCTCCTTAATTTTTTATTAAAAAGAGGCACTCCTGAGGAAACTGCACAAGATTTAGTTCAACAAGCTTTTGTACTTATTTGGGAAAAAAGAGCTGAAATTGACCCTGATAAATCAATCCGATCTTATTTATTCAGAATTGCATACACACGCATGCTGAATGTATTTAGAGATGAGAATAAATTTGATAAATCAACACCTATAGAGGCTTCGGTGGAACCTGAGGAAGTTGAAATCGCAGGTGAACAGAAATCTGTTACGATCAAAAATGCGATTGAATCAGCGATTCAACAAATGCCTACAAAGCGCCAAGAAGTATTTAGATTATGCTATATACAAGAGTTCACCTATAAGGAAGCAGCTCAAGTATTGGATATTTCTGTTAAAACCGTTGAGAACCATATAGGACTGGCTTTAAAAGACTTAAGAGCTCAATTAAAGGACTTAAAAGAACGAATTTAA
- a CDS encoding M23 family metallopeptidase, with amino-acid sequence MKYIAFIFLIASLFEIQQSQSVLVYHEEAQNGAVVIAKNSNYFPVTLNIKMDLTNVSSSRRNPLTIVLPGRSQSQVAQLTITDKTKSWRVNYNYSYHMGSIFAKHDDQFAYRLPYQRGESYRLDQGYDGAFSHQGDGRYSLDFNMPEGSRVLAARAGKVIKITEKYNVGKNDPEFREYANHVSILHSDGTIGTYSHLKQDGVIVKLGDTVAAGQHIAFSGATGYVTGPHLHFSVEKAKQGGGYTTLPVKFRTQEGILMLEEGKTYTSY; translated from the coding sequence ATGAAATACATCGCATTCATATTCCTTATCGCTAGTTTATTTGAGATTCAGCAGTCGCAATCAGTGCTTGTTTATCACGAAGAAGCTCAAAATGGTGCCGTTGTAATTGCCAAAAATAGTAATTACTTCCCGGTGACCTTAAATATCAAGATGGATCTGACCAATGTTTCGAGCTCAAGAAGAAATCCACTTACCATAGTCTTACCTGGGCGTAGCCAAAGCCAAGTAGCTCAATTAACTATTACTGATAAAACGAAAAGTTGGCGGGTAAACTATAATTACTCCTATCATATGGGTAGTATATTTGCAAAGCACGACGATCAATTTGCGTACAGATTGCCTTACCAAAGGGGAGAGAGCTATCGTTTAGACCAAGGTTATGATGGTGCATTTTCACATCAAGGAGATGGGCGCTATTCGTTAGATTTTAATATGCCAGAGGGTAGCAGAGTATTAGCGGCAAGAGCAGGGAAAGTGATTAAAATCACGGAGAAATATAACGTGGGGAAAAATGATCCCGAATTTAGAGAGTATGCTAATCATGTGAGCATCCTACATAGTGATGGTACCATTGGAACTTATAGCCACTTAAAACAAGATGGGGTAATCGTGAAACTAGGGGATACGGTGGCGGCAGGTCAGCATATAGCATTTTCGGGAGCAACAGGATATGTAACAGGACCACATTTGCACTTTTCGGTTGAGAAAGCAAAACAGGGAGGCGGTTATACCACACTCCCTGTTAAATTTCGAACCCAAGAAGGTATTTTAATGCTAGAAGAAGGTAAAACTTATACCAGCTACTAG
- a CDS encoding TonB-dependent receptor, whose translation MRLFIILFIVGIQLLLGTVSRAQAQSTNVLTVIKEIEKESAWKFLYREALVVDIKIPAKEYTIGELEQELNKASIGLHIDEQRNKILLFKSTSTPTSTSLSVQGYIVDASSGERLPYSTIAWYKDGQITGVNSDEQGRFAINIESQQLEITLLFSYVGYQTEQVQLNTEDRSNWTDLTVRLTTRRYTGKEIVVKGTSLFSPADTVYQSLIKTGSFSPLGDNNAIQSLQSLPSVLSGPAVNDGLNVRGSSSDGFRVILDGLTMYNQSHLFGLLDGLNAHILRSSGFFYDVTPAQFRAPLGGILSYTTKTGRLQNYNSSVGFSNTAISTTLEGPLVKGKSSFIVSGRHSYIDDIDWMNNQNIIKYGLDIDRPYSFKADTIAKYFNRNLNLLSTDASFYDVHGKMYTEFKNGGQLSLSGYLGHDEALQEYERGPKSNRFQFETSNEWSNKLLNLHLTLPLANNASSLTSIGFTDYYASYFKEDYRSQRVETTNGNRTIIRLEIRPLSLENDLQEFNASQRFHYLTSFGSFELGSSYSDFQLEYTELRLENRSFRSKRTSQLLDLFTQLDFNQIENAQLNIGGRLHYFSNGQYLKWSPRIKAQLFPESNFSFGLGYSTNYQFLHRLDFLTINSTDFWIMSNEEQPPSSVDYYTINFRLRPSPYYYFQIEGYVKHFDNLRIHTLSEGAISASFSEAEVPYLFNNTGEGKGLEVLHKFTHHKGSVAATYTLSSIELENIMLNEGAPFHPDYDRTHQLTVMNDFTIGEGWKLFSSWTYATGTPNALAILRDESESRIGDYSRVDFSLTYTYQKNFEERFEAAFSVYNVLNRNNPWYSQVIGGVSTESGDIVTGSASVFDLGIQPSFKITIHL comes from the coding sequence ATGCGGTTATTTATCATTCTTTTTATTGTTGGTATTCAGTTACTATTAGGCACTGTTAGCAGGGCACAGGCCCAATCCACCAATGTTTTAACGGTTATTAAAGAGATTGAAAAAGAATCCGCCTGGAAGTTTCTATATCGAGAAGCACTTGTTGTTGATATTAAGATTCCCGCGAAAGAATATACCATAGGCGAGCTTGAACAAGAACTCAATAAGGCGTCAATCGGACTCCATATCGATGAGCAACGAAATAAGATCCTCTTGTTCAAATCAACAAGTACTCCTACTTCTACTAGCTTAAGCGTTCAAGGCTATATTGTGGATGCTTCCTCAGGTGAACGCTTACCTTATTCTACCATAGCTTGGTATAAAGATGGACAAATTACTGGGGTCAATTCTGATGAACAGGGCCGGTTCGCTATCAATATTGAATCTCAACAACTAGAAATAACGCTCTTATTCTCCTATGTTGGTTATCAAACCGAACAAGTACAATTAAATACTGAGGACCGATCAAATTGGACTGATTTAACTGTTCGCCTCACAACACGTCGTTATACTGGTAAAGAGATTGTCGTAAAAGGAACTTCTCTCTTCTCTCCTGCTGATACCGTGTATCAATCATTAATCAAGACGGGCTCATTTAGCCCACTTGGTGATAATAACGCGATACAGTCATTACAATCTCTACCTTCTGTACTATCGGGACCTGCTGTGAATGATGGCTTAAATGTGAGAGGTAGTTCCTCTGATGGTTTCCGAGTGATATTAGATGGATTAACCATGTATAACCAAAGTCACTTGTTTGGACTTCTAGATGGCTTAAATGCTCATATACTGCGAAGCAGTGGATTCTTTTATGATGTTACACCAGCTCAATTTAGAGCCCCATTAGGAGGTATTTTATCATACACTACTAAAACAGGTAGACTTCAGAACTACAATAGCTCAGTTGGATTCAGTAATACGGCTATCAGTACCACTCTAGAAGGTCCATTAGTGAAAGGAAAGAGCAGTTTCATTGTATCAGGTAGGCACTCCTACATTGATGATATTGACTGGATGAATAATCAGAACATCATCAAATATGGCTTAGATATTGATCGCCCCTATTCATTTAAAGCAGATACCATTGCCAAATATTTCAATCGAAATTTAAACCTACTTTCTACTGATGCTTCCTTTTATGATGTTCATGGAAAGATGTATACCGAATTTAAAAATGGAGGGCAATTATCCTTAAGTGGTTATCTCGGCCATGATGAAGCACTTCAAGAATACGAAAGAGGACCAAAAAGCAACCGATTTCAGTTTGAAACATCTAATGAGTGGTCGAATAAATTACTAAACCTCCATTTGACACTTCCTTTAGCAAATAATGCCAGTTCATTAACAAGCATTGGATTTACTGATTATTATGCGAGCTATTTCAAAGAAGATTATCGCTCACAACGCGTTGAAACTACGAATGGAAATAGGACTATCATACGTCTTGAAATTCGACCTCTATCGCTGGAAAACGATTTGCAGGAATTTAACGCATCTCAACGGTTTCATTACCTAACAAGCTTTGGCAGTTTTGAATTGGGAAGCTCCTACAGTGATTTCCAACTTGAATACACCGAATTAAGACTTGAAAACCGATCTTTCCGAAGTAAAAGAACCAGTCAACTATTAGACCTATTTACGCAACTCGATTTCAACCAAATTGAAAACGCACAGCTTAATATTGGGGGTCGACTTCATTACTTCAGTAATGGGCAATACCTAAAATGGTCGCCTCGAATTAAAGCTCAACTTTTTCCTGAATCGAATTTCTCATTTGGTCTTGGATATAGTACAAACTACCAATTCCTTCATCGTCTTGATTTCTTAACCATAAATAGCACTGATTTTTGGATTATGTCGAACGAGGAACAACCACCCTCATCGGTAGACTATTACACCATAAATTTTCGCCTACGCCCTTCTCCCTATTACTACTTTCAAATTGAGGGTTATGTGAAGCACTTTGATAATCTAAGAATTCACACCTTATCTGAAGGAGCTATATCAGCATCATTTAGTGAAGCTGAAGTCCCATATTTGTTTAATAACACGGGCGAAGGAAAAGGCTTAGAGGTACTACATAAGTTCACTCATCACAAAGGCAGTGTTGCAGCTACTTATACCCTTTCTTCTATTGAATTGGAAAATATCATGCTAAATGAGGGCGCACCCTTTCATCCAGATTATGATCGGACACATCAGCTTACAGTGATGAATGATTTTACGATTGGTGAAGGATGGAAATTATTTAGTTCATGGACTTATGCTACAGGCACCCCTAACGCACTAGCCATTTTAAGAGATGAAAGTGAAAGCAGAATCGGCGACTATTCGAGGGTAGATTTCTCATTAACCTATACCTACCAAAAGAACTTCGAAGAACGATTTGAAGCTGCTTTTTCAGTGTATAACGTCTTAAATCGAAATAATCCGTGGTACTCTCAGGTTATTGGCGGTGTAAGCACTGAGTCAGGTGATATCGTTACTGGTAGTGCCAGCGTATTCGATTTAGGCATACAACCGTCCTTCAAAATTACTATTCATTTATAA
- a CDS encoding M20/M25/M40 family metallo-hydrolase, whose amino-acid sequence MLKRLFATSALLIFVQGFVFAQTATLEKVRNYRMKHEARIINDYKKLLEIPNVASDIPNITKNARYLISEFEKRGAKMEMLTLPGKPEVPPIVFGEIKVPNATRTLIIYVHYDGQPADPKNWTHNPWEPTLYSTSMAEGGKPIDFPKNGESVHPEWRIYGRSASDDKVPFPALLTALDALQESNIALTSNIKFFFEGEEEAGSDYVGEYLKAYKNKLDGDLWVFLDGPKHQSGRPQVVFGVRGVTGMEITVYGPQRPLHSGHYGGWAPVPGQILADLLASMKKPSGEILIKDFNAETAPITSADKKAFATLPDYDAEIRSELGLLNSEFDNRALIESYMYPTLTIKGLSSGNTGPLARNVIPTQAVASIGMRLAKGNDPQKMQDKVEAHIRAQGFHIVREDPDIDTRRKYAKIAKVTRSSGYPAVRTPIDNKWAQQIVQAIDQVTEDEVILYPTFGGSLPLFHFEQIMQKPIIIVPIANHDNNQHAPDENIRIGNIWYGIDIYTSILTMD is encoded by the coding sequence ATGCTTAAACGTTTATTTGCCACTTCGGCCTTACTAATTTTTGTACAAGGGTTTGTATTTGCTCAAACAGCTACCCTCGAAAAAGTTCGAAATTATAGGATGAAACATGAAGCGAGAATCATTAATGATTACAAGAAGTTATTAGAGATTCCGAACGTCGCTTCAGACATCCCAAACATCACCAAGAACGCTCGCTATTTAATCAGTGAGTTTGAGAAAAGAGGCGCAAAGATGGAGATGCTTACTTTACCCGGGAAACCTGAAGTGCCTCCTATTGTATTTGGTGAAATCAAAGTACCTAATGCTACCCGAACTCTAATCATTTATGTGCATTATGATGGGCAACCCGCAGACCCTAAAAATTGGACGCATAACCCTTGGGAACCTACTCTTTATTCTACATCGATGGCAGAAGGTGGCAAACCCATAGATTTCCCAAAAAATGGTGAATCCGTACATCCTGAATGGCGAATTTATGGACGATCAGCTTCAGATGACAAAGTCCCCTTTCCTGCTTTACTCACGGCACTTGATGCCCTTCAAGAATCTAATATTGCTCTTACCTCCAACATAAAATTCTTTTTCGAAGGTGAAGAAGAAGCCGGTTCCGATTATGTAGGGGAATACTTAAAAGCCTACAAAAATAAACTTGATGGCGATTTGTGGGTTTTCCTTGATGGACCTAAACATCAAAGTGGTAGACCTCAAGTAGTTTTTGGGGTTCGTGGTGTAACGGGTATGGAGATTACTGTTTACGGTCCCCAGAGACCCCTACATAGTGGCCATTATGGAGGATGGGCGCCGGTTCCTGGCCAAATCCTAGCTGATTTATTAGCAAGCATGAAAAAACCTTCAGGTGAAATTCTTATTAAGGATTTCAATGCGGAAACAGCTCCCATCACTTCCGCCGATAAAAAAGCCTTTGCCACTCTCCCTGACTATGATGCTGAAATTCGATCTGAACTTGGGTTATTAAACAGTGAATTTGATAATCGCGCGCTTATTGAGAGCTACATGTACCCAACACTTACCATTAAAGGATTAAGCAGTGGCAACACAGGCCCCTTAGCTAGAAATGTCATACCTACACAAGCTGTAGCTTCCATAGGCATGCGACTTGCTAAAGGGAATGATCCTCAGAAAATGCAGGACAAAGTAGAAGCTCATATTCGTGCTCAGGGGTTCCATATAGTTCGAGAAGACCCTGACATTGATACGCGCCGTAAATACGCTAAAATCGCTAAAGTAACGCGCAGTAGTGGTTACCCTGCGGTTCGCACTCCTATTGATAATAAATGGGCACAACAGATTGTACAGGCCATTGATCAGGTAACAGAAGACGAAGTGATACTATATCCAACTTTTGGAGGGTCTTTACCCCTTTTCCACTTTGAACAAATTATGCAGAAGCCGATCATTATTGTTCCAATTGCTAACCATGATAACAATCAACATGCACCTGATGAGAACATCAGAATTGGCAATATCTGGTATGGAATAGATATATACACATCCATATTAACTATGGATTAA
- a CDS encoding FecR family protein has protein sequence MNTSKFLPESDLDLKLAKALGKALESDEGLSSVQDPLLQELEVFKRSSINEVLNTSERDSQTMWANIEQQTINQAKTYQAAPVHTLKARSINYRIWATAATVIIAAFIGIFWMTTQPTMVLKGESFAQIEQVTLEDGSTVTLRPYSKLYSTDNNPTNRAYTIEGEAFFNVVSMPEHPFSVESIHGTVTVLGTRFNMSTWGEETLVYLEEGSVQLNSLSDQELILKPGESAKLKTSGNIESLESTSATFLDWMNQVLVLERTPLASALNEIEQHYQIKITFTDSALENELITGSIELSTVDSTLQDLGIILNGTFRLTNTDEYRFISLN, from the coding sequence ATGAACACTTCAAAATTTTTACCAGAATCAGACCTCGACCTAAAGCTTGCCAAAGCCCTTGGTAAAGCATTGGAAAGTGACGAAGGTCTCAGCTCTGTACAAGATCCCTTGCTACAAGAGCTCGAAGTGTTTAAACGTTCATCTATAAATGAGGTGCTAAATACCTCTGAGCGTGATAGCCAAACAATGTGGGCTAATATTGAGCAGCAAACAATAAATCAAGCTAAGACTTATCAAGCCGCTCCTGTACATACCTTAAAGGCTAGATCAATCAACTATAGGATATGGGCCACGGCTGCTACAGTAATAATTGCTGCATTTATAGGCATTTTCTGGATGACTACTCAACCTACTATGGTACTGAAAGGAGAAAGTTTTGCTCAAATAGAGCAAGTTACTCTGGAAGATGGATCTACAGTTACTCTTCGTCCATATTCTAAATTATACTCCACAGATAACAACCCAACGAATCGAGCTTATACCATTGAAGGGGAAGCATTTTTTAATGTTGTAAGTATGCCAGAGCATCCGTTTTCAGTAGAAAGTATACACGGCACAGTTACCGTGTTAGGTACGAGATTTAATATGAGCACGTGGGGAGAGGAAACCCTTGTGTACCTTGAAGAAGGATCGGTACAGCTAAATTCGTTATCAGATCAAGAACTTATTTTAAAACCGGGTGAATCGGCCAAATTAAAGACCAGCGGAAATATTGAATCACTTGAAAGCACTTCTGCTACTTTCCTAGATTGGATGAATCAAGTACTTGTGCTTGAGCGAACGCCATTGGCTTCTGCATTGAATGAAATTGAACAGCACTATCAAATCAAAATAACCTTTACTGACAGCGCGTTGGAGAATGAGCTTATCACAGGTTCTATTGAACTCAGCACTGTAGATTCTACATTGCAGGACCTTGGGATTATCTTAAACGGTACCTTCCGCCTTACAAATACCGACGAATACCGCTTCATCTCTCTTAACTAG
- a CDS encoding S41 family peptidase has protein sequence MKRILLSFLFIGISIAGMAQVSPKWARYSAISPDGNTIVFTYKGDLYSVSSKGGEAKQLTLHEAHDYMPVWSKDGKKVAFASDRYGNFDIYTIDAEGGEATRLTFHSNDESPFSFTHDDKNILFGTVRQDLATHRQYPTGSQPELYSVPVEGGRVDQVFTVPAEYVQVNRAGTKLVYHDKKGGENEWRKHHESAITRDLWIYDMKKGEHKMLTTYEGEDRQPIYSADEKSLYYLSEESGSFNVHKLSIDNPSTNQQLTNFDTHPVRFLSMGGGILSFSYDGELYTMREGEKPKKVDIIIRTPLKKNLDSFITINGGVREMAVSPSGKEIAFIARGEVFVTSTDGKFTKRITNTPYQERFVTFTADGKSVVYSSERDGKWSIYKAEKVREEEPFFYAATLIEEQAVLENNEDNYMPTYSPDGSKIAYIAGRRTLRVMDLKSKKTTDLLTPKDLFHMRDGDKYFTWSPDSKWLLIGWSKLLSNSEVLLMSADGKERINLTESGYRDYRPKWVNGGEQMIWVSNRHGLKSYATSGSTQSDVYAMFFTQDAWDKFNMSEEDFELMKELEKASKKEEDTEDSKKDEKEKKDEVKALEFDFDDMKDRTARLTIHSSSLGDAVLSKDGETLYYLARFEQGMNLWETNLRTRETKMALKLNTGSGSLMWDKKQENLYLLSGGRISKIDPAKGQNKSIRISGEMEYDAIAEREYMFDHVYIRTKNIFYEPTFHGNDWDMLYREYKEYLPHIGNSYEFAEMLSEMLGELNVSHAGARYGTSIPNADATASLGIFMDYDHKGDGIKVAEVIKGGPLDKAKFDIKPGTIIHKIDGVTISKDRDVAQYLNRKANKFTLLDITAPGSKDVKQITVKPISLGAERGLLYRRWVDKNAQEVDEKSNGQLGYVHVPGMSDGPYRSIYEEMMGKYFDRKAVIVDTRFNGGGDLVADLAMFFTGEPFITYATEDKVVGGEPTSRWTKPTLTMFNESNYSDGHCYAQGYTDLEIGITLGMPTPGTCSFAGWEGLPDGTRWGVVPVSAKDKSGRWMENLQTEPQIKVKNMPGVIDFGRDQQLERAIQVLLDEVK, from the coding sequence ATGAAAAGAATTCTACTATCATTTTTATTTATTGGGATTTCTATTGCAGGGATGGCTCAAGTGAGTCCGAAGTGGGCGCGCTATTCTGCAATATCTCCTGATGGAAATACGATCGTTTTCACTTATAAAGGAGACTTGTATTCAGTGTCTTCGAAAGGTGGAGAGGCGAAGCAACTTACTCTTCATGAAGCACATGATTACATGCCAGTGTGGAGCAAAGACGGTAAAAAAGTTGCTTTTGCATCCGACCGTTACGGCAATTTTGATATTTATACAATCGACGCTGAAGGTGGAGAGGCTACGCGCTTAACGTTTCATTCGAATGATGAATCGCCTTTTAGCTTCACCCATGACGATAAAAATATCCTATTCGGAACGGTTCGACAAGATCTTGCAACGCATCGTCAATATCCAACAGGTTCACAGCCAGAACTTTATAGCGTACCTGTTGAAGGTGGCCGTGTAGACCAAGTATTTACTGTTCCTGCTGAATATGTACAAGTGAATAGAGCAGGTACTAAGTTGGTATATCACGATAAAAAAGGTGGGGAGAATGAATGGAGAAAGCATCATGAATCTGCCATTACTCGTGATCTGTGGATTTATGATATGAAAAAAGGTGAGCACAAGATGCTTACTACATATGAAGGCGAGGATCGTCAACCAATTTATAGTGCAGATGAAAAATCTCTGTATTACTTAAGTGAAGAAAGTGGAAGCTTTAACGTGCACAAGTTGTCTATCGATAACCCATCAACGAATCAGCAACTCACCAATTTTGATACTCATCCTGTTCGTTTTCTAAGTATGGGAGGAGGAATTCTCTCCTTTAGTTATGATGGTGAACTTTATACAATGCGCGAAGGTGAAAAACCTAAGAAGGTAGATATCATTATCCGCACGCCACTGAAAAAGAACTTAGATAGCTTCATTACTATTAATGGTGGTGTTAGAGAAATGGCGGTTTCACCATCTGGAAAAGAGATTGCCTTTATTGCTCGTGGCGAAGTATTTGTGACATCAACAGATGGTAAATTCACAAAAAGAATTACGAATACACCGTATCAAGAACGATTTGTAACCTTCACTGCTGATGGAAAGAGTGTTGTTTATTCCAGCGAGAGAGATGGTAAGTGGAGTATCTATAAAGCGGAGAAAGTAAGGGAGGAAGAACCTTTCTTTTATGCGGCTACACTTATTGAAGAGCAAGCTGTATTAGAGAACAATGAAGACAATTATATGCCTACCTATTCACCTGATGGGTCGAAGATAGCATATATCGCAGGAAGAAGAACGCTGCGTGTGATGGATTTAAAGTCTAAGAAAACAACCGATTTGCTAACTCCTAAAGATTTATTCCACATGCGTGACGGGGATAAATACTTTACATGGAGCCCTGATAGTAAATGGCTACTGATTGGTTGGAGTAAATTACTTAGCAACAGCGAAGTACTATTGATGTCGGCTGATGGGAAGGAACGCATTAACCTAACCGAAAGTGGTTATAGAGATTATAGACCAAAATGGGTGAATGGCGGTGAGCAGATGATTTGGGTTAGCAATCGTCATGGTTTAAAAAGCTACGCCACCAGTGGTAGCACTCAAAGCGATGTTTATGCCATGTTTTTCACTCAAGATGCGTGGGATAAATTCAACATGAGTGAAGAAGATTTTGAACTCATGAAGGAGCTTGAGAAAGCATCCAAAAAAGAGGAGGATACAGAGGATTCCAAGAAGGATGAGAAAGAAAAGAAAGACGAAGTAAAAGCTTTAGAGTTCGACTTTGACGACATGAAAGATCGAACGGCACGTCTTACTATTCATTCGAGTAGCCTAGGGGATGCTGTTCTCTCTAAAGATGGGGAGACCTTGTATTACTTGGCTCGTTTTGAGCAAGGTATGAACCTATGGGAAACCAATTTAAGAACACGTGAAACGAAAATGGCGCTTAAGTTAAATACAGGCTCTGGAAGTTTAATGTGGGATAAGAAACAAGAGAATTTATATCTGCTAAGTGGTGGACGTATTTCTAAGATTGACCCTGCTAAAGGGCAGAACAAAAGCATTCGTATTTCTGGTGAAATGGAATATGATGCTATAGCTGAACGAGAGTATATGTTTGATCATGTATACATTCGTACTAAGAATATATTCTATGAGCCAACATTCCACGGCAACGATTGGGATATGCTATACCGCGAATACAAAGAGTATCTGCCGCACATAGGTAATTCTTATGAGTTTGCTGAAATGCTTTCTGAAATGCTTGGTGAGCTAAATGTATCTCATGCTGGAGCTCGATACGGAACCAGTATTCCTAATGCGGATGCGACCGCTTCCCTTGGTATTTTTATGGATTACGACCATAAAGGAGATGGAATAAAAGTTGCCGAAGTGATTAAAGGCGGACCGCTAGATAAAGCGAAGTTTGATATAAAGCCGGGTACGATTATTCATAAAATTGACGGAGTTACAATTTCTAAAGATAGAGATGTAGCTCAATACCTAAATCGCAAAGCGAATAAATTCACCTTGCTAGATATTACGGCTCCTGGAAGTAAGGACGTAAAGCAGATTACTGTAAAACCTATTTCTTTAGGTGCAGAGCGCGGTCTTCTTTATAGAAGATGGGTCGATAAAAATGCTCAAGAAGTAGATGAAAAAAGTAATGGGCAGCTTGGGTATGTGCATGTGCCAGGAATGAGTGATGGTCCATACCGTAGTATTTATGAAGAAATGATGGGTAAATACTTCGACCGTAAAGCGGTAATTGTTGATACACGATTTAATGGTGGTGGTGATTTAGTGGCCGATTTAGCCATGTTCTTTACCGGAGAGCCTTTTATCACTTACGCAACTGAAGATAAAGTTGTAGGAGGGGAGCCAACTTCAAGATGGACGAAGCCTACCTTAACCATGTTCAACGAAAGTAATTATTCAGATGGGCATTGTTATGCGCAAGGTTATACGGATTTAGAAATTGGTATCACATTAGGAATGCCTACACCTGGAACCTGTAGTTTTGCAGGCTGGGAAGGACTCCCTGATGGCACACGATGGGGAGTAGTTCCTGTAAGTGCAAAAGATAAATCGGGACGTTGGATGGAAAACCTTCAAACCGAACCTCAAATTAAAGTGAAGAATATGCCTGGTGTGATTGATTTTGGAAGAGATCAACAGCTAGAGCGTGCTATTCAAGTGTTACTTGATGAAGTGAAGTAA